In Cupriavidus taiwanensis, the following are encoded in one genomic region:
- the metK gene encoding methionine adenosyltransferase, which produces MANDFLFTSESVSEGHPDKVADQISDAVLDAILAQDKYARVAAETLCNTGLVVLAGEITTTANVDYIQIARDTIKRIGYDNTEYGIDYKGCAVLVAYDKQSPDIAQGVDRASDDYLNQGAGDQGLMFGYACDETPELMPFPIYYAHRLVERQSQLRRDGRLPWLRPDAKSQVTVRYVDGKPHSVDTVVLSTQHAPDITQAQIREAVIEEIIKPVLPAEMLKETKYLVNPTGRFVIGGPQGDCGLTGRKIIVDTYGGASPHGGGAFSGKDPSKVDRSAAYAARYVAKNVVASGLARQCQVQVSYAIGVARPINVTVYTEGTGKIPDAKIAELVQEHFDLRPKGIVQMLDLLRPIYEKTAAYGHFGREEPEFSWEATDKAAALRAAAGL; this is translated from the coding sequence GTGGCAAACGACTTCCTTTTTACTTCGGAATCCGTCTCCGAAGGCCATCCCGACAAGGTCGCCGACCAGATTTCCGACGCCGTCCTCGACGCCATCCTGGCGCAGGACAAGTACGCGCGTGTGGCAGCTGAGACGCTTTGCAACACCGGTCTGGTGGTGCTGGCCGGGGAAATCACCACGACCGCCAACGTCGACTATATCCAGATCGCGCGCGACACCATCAAGCGCATCGGCTACGACAACACCGAATACGGCATCGACTACAAGGGCTGCGCCGTGCTGGTGGCCTATGACAAGCAGTCGCCCGACATCGCCCAGGGCGTCGACCGCGCCTCCGACGATTACCTGAACCAGGGTGCCGGCGACCAGGGCCTGATGTTCGGCTACGCCTGCGACGAGACCCCGGAACTGATGCCGTTCCCGATCTACTACGCGCACCGCCTGGTCGAGCGCCAGTCGCAGCTGCGCCGCGACGGCCGCCTGCCCTGGCTGCGTCCCGACGCCAAGTCGCAGGTCACGGTGCGCTATGTCGACGGCAAGCCGCACAGCGTGGACACCGTGGTGCTGTCGACCCAGCATGCCCCGGACATCACCCAGGCGCAGATCCGCGAAGCCGTCATCGAAGAGATCATCAAGCCGGTGCTGCCGGCCGAGATGCTCAAGGAAACCAAGTACCTGGTGAACCCGACCGGGCGCTTCGTGATCGGCGGGCCGCAGGGCGACTGCGGCCTGACCGGGCGCAAGATCATCGTCGATACCTACGGCGGCGCCTCGCCGCACGGCGGCGGCGCGTTCTCGGGCAAGGACCCGTCCAAGGTCGACCGCTCGGCCGCCTACGCCGCGCGCTACGTGGCCAAGAACGTGGTGGCTTCCGGCCTGGCGCGCCAGTGCCAGGTGCAGGTCAGCTACGCCATCGGCGTGGCCCGGCCGATCAACGTGACGGTCTATACCGAAGGCACCGGCAAGATTCCGGACGCGAAGATCGCGGAACTGGTGCAGGAGCATTTCGACCTGCGCCCGAAGGGCATCGTGCAGATGCTGGACCTGCTGCGTCCGATCTATGAGAAGACGGCTGCCTACGGGCACTTCGGTCGTGAAGAGCCGGAGTTCTCCTGGGAAGCCACCGACAAGGCGGCTGCGCTGCGCGCGGCTGCCGGGCTATAA
- a CDS encoding lipid A biosynthesis lauroyl acyltransferase, translating into MSRVFTWLGIGLLTVLGKLPYPFVARFGEALGSLLYHIPSERRRVVQANLRLCFPDRTEAEIDALSRQSFRILFRSFAERGIFWTGNEAQMRRWVQIDDQAGLVALDGTPHILVTLHLSGVEAGAIRLTIHLREHVGRSGASLYTKQKNALFDAFLKQARGRFGANMISRNDSARDILRCLKKGEAMQLIADMDFGERDSEFVPFFGVQALTLTSVSRLARLTGAKVVPIYTEMLPDYQGYVLRVLPPWEHYPGASVTDDTRRMNAFFEDCIRPRVPEYYWVHKRFKHRLPGEPEIY; encoded by the coding sequence ATGAGCCGCGTGTTCACCTGGCTCGGCATCGGCCTGCTGACCGTGCTGGGCAAACTGCCTTATCCGTTCGTGGCGCGCTTCGGCGAGGCGCTGGGCAGCCTGCTGTACCACATCCCCAGCGAGCGGCGCCGGGTGGTGCAGGCCAACCTGCGCCTGTGCTTCCCGGACCGGACCGAGGCCGAGATCGACGCGCTGTCGCGGCAGAGCTTCCGCATCCTGTTCCGCAGCTTTGCCGAGCGCGGCATCTTCTGGACCGGCAACGAGGCGCAGATGCGCCGCTGGGTGCAGATCGACGATCAGGCCGGGCTGGTCGCGCTGGACGGCACCCCGCATATCCTGGTGACGCTGCACCTGTCGGGCGTGGAAGCCGGCGCGATCCGGCTCACCATCCACCTGCGCGAGCATGTCGGCCGCTCCGGCGCGTCGCTCTACACCAAGCAGAAGAACGCGCTGTTCGACGCCTTCCTGAAGCAGGCGCGCGGGCGCTTCGGCGCCAACATGATTTCGCGCAACGACAGCGCGCGCGACATCCTGCGCTGCCTGAAGAAGGGCGAGGCGATGCAGCTGATTGCCGACATGGACTTCGGCGAGCGCGATTCGGAGTTCGTGCCGTTCTTCGGCGTGCAGGCGCTGACGCTGACCTCGGTATCGCGGCTGGCGCGCCTGACCGGTGCCAAAGTGGTGCCGATCTACACCGAGATGCTGCCCGACTACCAGGGCTACGTGCTGCGCGTGCTGCCGCCCTGGGAGCACTACCCGGGCGCCAGCGTGACCGACGACACGCGCCGCATGAACGCCTTTTTCGAGGACTGCATCCGCCCGCGCGTGCCCGAGTACTACTGGGTGCACAAGCGCTTCAAGCACCGCCTGCCGGGCGAGCCCGAGATCTACTGA
- a CDS encoding coniferyl aldehyde dehydrogenase yields the protein MREVPDLSSVFGAMHAASRRDQLPAWTVRADRLQRLRRLVTENQAEIAAAIHADFTNRPRQETALLEVFPSLAGIDDALRHGKRWMRVRRAPTGFWFRPGRSRLVPQPLGVVGIVVPWNYPLYLTVGPLAGALAAGNRAMVKLSEYTPRFAALFAQLVPQHFAPDEIVVINGDAEVASAFTALPFDHLLFTGSTAVGHHVMRAAAANLTPVTLELGGKSPAIIGAGAELERAVERILVGKLMNAGQTCIAPDYVLVPEDLRGQLVEAARRCVRRLYPDLARNADYTSIISPRHFARLAGLVDEAAAQGATVVPLSDAQPDAQARRLPPVLLLDVPEGVTAMREEIFGPVLPVVTYRTLDEAVDYINARPRPLALYVFERDRGAIGHVMRQTVAGGVTVNDTLFHIAQDGLPFGGVGASGMGAYHGQAGFDTFSKVKPVFQQASLNGAGLLKPPYGKTFDTMLRLLLR from the coding sequence ATGCGAGAAGTGCCCGACCTGTCGTCCGTCTTCGGTGCGATGCATGCCGCTTCGCGGCGCGACCAGCTGCCCGCGTGGACCGTGCGTGCCGACCGCCTGCAGCGCCTGCGGCGCCTGGTGACCGAAAACCAGGCCGAAATCGCCGCCGCGATCCACGCCGATTTCACCAACCGTCCGCGCCAGGAAACCGCGCTGCTGGAGGTATTCCCCAGCCTCGCCGGCATCGACGACGCGCTGCGCCACGGCAAGCGCTGGATGCGCGTGCGGCGCGCGCCGACCGGGTTCTGGTTCCGCCCCGGGCGCTCGCGCCTGGTGCCGCAGCCGCTCGGCGTGGTGGGCATCGTGGTGCCGTGGAACTATCCGCTGTACCTGACCGTCGGGCCGCTGGCCGGCGCGCTGGCGGCCGGCAACCGCGCCATGGTGAAGTTGTCGGAATACACGCCGCGCTTCGCGGCGCTGTTCGCGCAGCTGGTGCCGCAGCACTTCGCCCCGGACGAGATCGTGGTGATCAACGGCGATGCCGAAGTGGCCAGCGCCTTCACCGCGCTGCCGTTCGACCACCTGCTGTTCACGGGGTCGACCGCGGTCGGCCACCATGTGATGCGCGCGGCTGCCGCCAACCTGACCCCGGTGACGCTGGAGCTGGGCGGCAAGTCGCCCGCCATCATCGGCGCCGGCGCCGAGCTGGAGCGCGCGGTGGAGCGCATCCTGGTGGGCAAGCTGATGAACGCGGGGCAGACCTGCATCGCGCCGGACTATGTGCTGGTGCCGGAGGACCTGCGCGGGCAACTGGTGGAGGCGGCGCGCCGCTGCGTACGCCGGCTCTATCCCGACCTGGCGCGCAATGCCGACTACACCAGCATCATCAGCCCGCGGCATTTCGCGCGGCTGGCCGGGCTGGTCGACGAGGCCGCGGCCCAGGGCGCGACAGTAGTGCCGCTATCCGATGCGCAGCCGGACGCGCAGGCGCGGCGCCTGCCGCCGGTGCTGCTGCTGGACGTGCCCGAAGGCGTGACCGCGATGCGCGAGGAAATCTTCGGGCCGGTGCTGCCGGTGGTGACCTACCGCACGCTCGACGAAGCCGTGGACTACATCAACGCGCGCCCGCGCCCGCTGGCGCTGTATGTGTTCGAGCGCGACCGCGGCGCCATCGGCCATGTGATGAGGCAGACTGTCGCCGGCGGCGTGACCGTCAACGACACCCTGTTCCATATCGCCCAGGACGGCCTGCCGTTCGGCGGCGTCGGCGCCAGCGGCATGGGCGCGTATCACGGGCAGGCGGGCTTCGATACCTTCTCGAAGGTGAAGCCGGTGTTCCAGCAGGCCAGCCTGAATGGCGCCGGCCTGCTCAAGCCGCCTTACGGCAAGACCTTCGACACCATGCTGCGCCTGTTGCTGCGCTGA
- a CDS encoding GMC family oxidoreductase yields METTYDYVIVGAGSAGCALAGRLADSGDDTIALVEAGHHDHHVLVRTPAGLAAMLPRAGARNYGFQTVPQPGLNGRRGYQPRGRGLGGSSSLNAMIYTRGRPADYDAWADAGCDGWAWDDVLPYFRRAECNERLAGSDDDPLHGGNGPLHVSDLRTPNPFAERFIEAAQQAGYPRNDDFNGEEQEGVGWYQVTQHAGERWNAARAYLHGGNVRDRACNGGRARLQVLTDTQALRIVFEGRHAAGVLVLRDGRQQLLRARRDVIVCAGTFGSPQLLMVSGVGPAAHLREHGIDVVHDLPGVGANLQDHLDVVLHKRTAVPELFGVSFGGVARLLSEMLRYRRERAGMMSSNFAEAGGFVRSHPALPEPDLQLHFVVGLADDHMRKLNLGHGYSCHVCLLRPRSRGEVRLAAADIRRAPLIDPKYLSDARDLDDMVAGVRIVRSILAQPQLACFGGRELYTAGLRADGSDDAAVRELVRARADTIYHPVGTCRMGMDAMAVVDPQLRVRGVEGLRVVDASVMPTLIGGNTNAPAIMIGERAHDLIRYAPRVMLRVLESMEA; encoded by the coding sequence ATGGAAACCACCTATGACTACGTCATCGTCGGCGCGGGTTCGGCGGGCTGCGCGCTGGCGGGGCGCCTGGCCGACAGCGGCGACGACACCATCGCGCTGGTCGAGGCCGGGCACCACGACCACCATGTGCTGGTGCGCACACCCGCCGGGCTGGCCGCGATGCTGCCGCGCGCGGGCGCGCGCAACTACGGCTTCCAGACCGTGCCGCAGCCTGGCCTGAACGGCCGCCGCGGCTACCAGCCGCGCGGGCGCGGGCTGGGCGGCAGTTCGTCGCTCAACGCCATGATCTACACGCGCGGCCGGCCCGCCGACTACGATGCCTGGGCCGACGCCGGTTGCGATGGCTGGGCCTGGGACGACGTGCTGCCGTACTTCCGCCGCGCCGAATGCAACGAACGCCTGGCGGGCAGCGATGACGATCCGCTGCACGGCGGCAACGGCCCGCTGCATGTCAGCGACCTGCGCACGCCCAACCCGTTCGCCGAGCGCTTTATCGAGGCCGCGCAGCAGGCCGGCTATCCGCGCAACGACGATTTCAACGGCGAAGAGCAGGAGGGCGTGGGCTGGTACCAGGTCACGCAGCACGCGGGCGAGCGCTGGAATGCCGCGCGCGCCTACCTGCACGGCGGCAACGTGCGCGACCGCGCCTGCAACGGCGGCCGGGCGCGGCTGCAGGTGCTGACCGACACGCAGGCGCTGCGCATCGTCTTCGAAGGCCGCCACGCCGCCGGAGTGCTGGTGTTGCGTGACGGCCGCCAGCAGCTGCTGCGCGCGCGTCGCGACGTGATCGTGTGCGCGGGCACGTTCGGCTCGCCGCAGCTGCTGATGGTCTCGGGCGTCGGTCCCGCCGCGCACCTGCGCGAGCACGGCATCGACGTCGTGCATGACCTGCCCGGCGTGGGCGCCAACCTGCAGGATCATCTGGACGTGGTGCTGCACAAGCGCACCGCCGTGCCCGAGCTGTTCGGGGTGTCGTTCGGCGGCGTGGCGCGGCTGCTGTCCGAAATGCTGCGCTACCGGCGCGAGCGCGCCGGCATGATGTCGAGCAACTTCGCCGAGGCCGGCGGCTTCGTGCGCAGCCATCCGGCGCTGCCCGAGCCCGACCTGCAGCTGCATTTCGTGGTCGGCCTGGCGGACGACCATATGCGCAAGCTGAATCTCGGCCACGGCTATTCCTGCCACGTATGCCTGCTGCGCCCGCGCAGCCGCGGCGAAGTGCGGCTGGCCGCGGCCGATATCCGGCGCGCGCCGCTGATCGACCCGAAGTACCTGAGCGACGCGCGCGACCTCGACGACATGGTGGCCGGCGTGCGCATCGTGCGCAGCATCCTGGCGCAGCCGCAGCTGGCGTGCTTCGGCGGGCGCGAGCTGTATACGGCCGGGCTGCGCGCCGATGGCAGCGACGATGCCGCGGTGCGCGAACTGGTCCGCGCGCGCGCCGATACCATCTACCACCCGGTCGGCACCTGCCGCATGGGCATGGACGCGATGGCGGTGGTCGACCCGCAGCTGCGCGTGCGCGGCGTCGAGGGGCTGCGCGTGGTCGATGCCTCGGTGATGCCCACGCTGATCGGGGGCAACACCAATGCGCCCGCGATCATGATCGGCGAGCGCGCGCACGACCTGATCCGCTATGCGCCGCGGGTGATGCTGCGGGTGCTGGAGTCGATGGAAGCCTAG
- a CDS encoding polyphosphate kinase 2 family protein, with protein sequence MPLDDFRISSGKRFRLADFDPGSKPLSCGNKEEDLARIIELSNALDAQQDIFYAEHRRKLLVVLQGMDTSGKDGTVRGVFRSFDPLGIRVVGFKAPTPEELARDFLWRIHLQVPKSGEIVVFNRSHYEDVLVTRVHHRIDAAECERRLRQIREFESMLTETGTTIVKCFLHISRDEQKSRLEARLADPEKHWKFDTQDLAERKHWKAYMDAYEAAIMATSTPDCPWYVVPADSKTHRNLMVAEIMTRVFADLKPAYPPARPELAKIKID encoded by the coding sequence ATGCCGCTGGACGATTTCCGCATCTCCTCGGGCAAGCGGTTCCGCCTTGCCGACTTCGACCCGGGCAGCAAGCCGCTGTCGTGCGGCAACAAGGAAGAAGACCTGGCCCGCATCATCGAGCTGAGCAACGCGCTCGATGCGCAGCAGGACATCTTCTATGCCGAGCACCGCCGCAAGCTGCTGGTGGTGCTGCAGGGCATGGATACCAGCGGCAAGGACGGCACCGTGCGCGGCGTATTCCGCAGCTTCGACCCGCTCGGCATCCGCGTGGTCGGCTTCAAGGCGCCGACGCCCGAGGAGCTGGCGCGCGATTTCCTGTGGCGCATCCACCTGCAGGTGCCCAAGTCGGGCGAGATCGTGGTGTTCAACCGCAGCCACTACGAAGACGTGCTGGTCACGCGCGTGCACCACCGCATCGACGCCGCCGAATGCGAGCGGCGCCTGCGCCAGATCCGCGAATTCGAGTCGATGCTGACCGAGACCGGCACCACCATCGTCAAGTGCTTCCTGCATATTTCGCGCGACGAGCAGAAGTCGCGGCTCGAGGCGCGCCTGGCGGACCCTGAAAAGCACTGGAAATTCGACACCCAGGACCTGGCCGAACGCAAGCACTGGAAGGCCTACATGGACGCCTACGAGGCCGCCATCATGGCCACCAGCACGCCCGACTGCCCCTGGTACGTGGTGCCGGCCGATTCCAAGACGCACCGCAACCTGATGGTGGCCGAGATCATGACCCGGGTCTTCGCCGACCTGAAGCCGGCGTATCCGCCGGCGCGTCCGGAACTGGCCAAGATCAAGATCGACTGA
- the dapF gene encoding diaminopimelate epimerase, which translates to MKLKFTKMHGAGNDFVVLDGIHQQIDLTPAQWRALASRHFGVGADQILIVEKPTRPDVDFRYRIVNADGSEVEHCGNGARCFVRFVTEQGMTDKRSVRVEVMNGVITLTLQDDGQVTVDMGAPELEPVRVPFRAQGLPTQAEGADTLYGLEVNGRTEWISAVSMGNPHAVQVVDDVENFPVLQDGPVIEHHPAFPNRVNAGFMQVKDRHAIRLRVYERGAGETLACGTGACAAVVAGIRRGLLDSPVRVQTHGGELTIAWDGGAGPVRMTGPATTVFEGSIDLAALPA; encoded by the coding sequence ATGAAACTCAAGTTCACCAAGATGCATGGCGCGGGCAACGACTTCGTCGTGCTCGACGGCATCCACCAGCAGATCGACCTGACCCCGGCGCAGTGGCGCGCGCTGGCCAGCCGGCATTTCGGCGTGGGCGCGGACCAGATCCTGATCGTCGAGAAACCGACGCGCCCGGACGTCGACTTCCGCTACCGCATCGTCAATGCCGATGGCAGCGAGGTCGAGCACTGCGGCAATGGCGCGCGCTGCTTCGTGCGCTTCGTCACCGAGCAGGGCATGACCGACAAGCGTTCGGTGCGCGTGGAGGTGATGAACGGCGTGATCACGCTGACGCTGCAGGACGATGGCCAGGTCACGGTGGACATGGGCGCGCCCGAGCTGGAGCCGGTGCGCGTGCCGTTCCGCGCGCAGGGCCTGCCGACGCAGGCCGAAGGCGCCGACACGCTGTACGGCCTCGAGGTCAACGGCCGCACCGAATGGATCTCGGCGGTATCGATGGGCAACCCGCATGCGGTGCAGGTGGTGGACGACGTGGAGAACTTCCCGGTGCTGCAGGACGGCCCGGTGATCGAGCACCACCCGGCCTTCCCGAACCGCGTCAACGCCGGCTTCATGCAGGTCAAGGACCGCCATGCCATCCGCCTGCGCGTCTACGAGCGCGGCGCCGGCGAGACCCTGGCCTGCGGCACCGGCGCCTGCGCCGCGGTGGTGGCCGGCATCCGGCGCGGCCTGCTGGATTCGCCGGTGCGGGTCCAGACCCATGGCGGCGAGCTGACCATTGCCTGGGACGGCGGCGCCGGACCGGTGCGCATGACCGGCCCGGCCACCACCGTGTTCGAAGGCAGCATTGACCTGGCGGCCCTGCCGGCCTGA
- a CDS encoding Kdo hydroxylase family protein — protein MSEAPVLAPSTTARPPAAGQLDLIRPQPYTEWAPEVSAEARATLRRELEQGAVLYFPHLKFHFQPGEERFLDSRYSDGKSKNINLRADDTAVRGAQGTPQDLADLYALIRRYADSSESLIRTLFPEYIPHMTRAGTSLRPSEIAGRPVSWRKDDTRLHVDSFPSNPMLGKRLLRVFHNIDPAAPRVWRVGEPFGDFAQKFVPRTHGMWPGQAALMKLLHITKRRRSEYDHRMLQLHDLAKADLDYQANVPQQEFHFPPGATWIVFSDQLLHAAMRGRAMMEQTIYLAPQAISDHTHSPEAVLSRMLGRPMLVS, from the coding sequence ATGTCCGAAGCGCCTGTCCTTGCCCCGTCGACCACCGCCCGGCCGCCTGCCGCCGGCCAGCTCGACCTGATCCGCCCGCAGCCTTATACCGAGTGGGCGCCCGAGGTCAGCGCCGAAGCGCGCGCCACGCTGCGCCGCGAACTGGAGCAAGGCGCGGTGCTCTACTTCCCCCACCTGAAGTTCCATTTCCAGCCAGGCGAAGAGCGCTTCCTCGACAGCCGCTATTCGGACGGCAAGTCCAAGAACATCAACCTGCGCGCCGACGACACCGCGGTGCGCGGCGCGCAGGGCACGCCGCAGGACCTGGCCGACCTGTACGCGCTGATCCGCCGCTACGCCGACAGCAGCGAGTCGCTGATCCGCACGCTGTTCCCGGAATACATCCCGCACATGACGCGCGCCGGCACCTCGCTGCGCCCCAGCGAGATCGCCGGCCGCCCGGTCAGCTGGCGCAAGGACGACACCCGCCTGCACGTCGATTCGTTCCCGTCCAACCCGATGCTGGGCAAGCGCCTGTTGCGCGTGTTCCACAATATCGACCCGGCCGCGCCGCGCGTGTGGCGCGTGGGCGAGCCGTTCGGCGACTTCGCGCAGAAGTTCGTGCCCAGGACCCACGGCATGTGGCCGGGGCAGGCGGCGCTGATGAAGCTGCTGCATATCACCAAGCGCCGCCGCTCGGAATACGACCACCGCATGCTGCAGCTGCATGACCTGGCCAAGGCCGACCTGGACTACCAGGCCAACGTGCCGCAGCAGGAATTCCACTTCCCGCCGGGTGCCACCTGGATCGTCTTCAGCGACCAGCTGCTGCACGCTGCCATGCGCGGGCGCGCGATGATGGAGCAGACCATTTACCTCGCGCCGCAGGCGATTTCAGACCACACCCATTCGCCCGAGGCGGTGCTGTCGCGCATGCTCGGGCGGCCGATGCTGGTGTCGTAA
- a CDS encoding acyl-CoA dehydrogenase family protein gives MTDAATHRVFNQVPDLAHYNLFDRDPMLRAALERLGGGWHADTLRQFGARLGEPEVQQWAADANRHTPELHTHSRTGERIDVVEFHPGWHALLGLLRSQQLQALPFAQPRAGAWAARTAGYFLQAQVESGSLCPPTMTFASIPVLRKEAALFAELEPRLYATGHDARDLPWRDKTAIMVGMGMTEKQGGSDVRANTTVARPLHGAGGEGRGAEYALTGHKWFFSAPMCDAHLVVARMGAEDGPLSCFFVPRFRDDGSRNAVQIQRLKDKLGNRSNASSEVEFRDATGILIGEEGRGIPTIIEMATSTRLDCVIGSAAILRAAFVQALHHTRHRSAFGRLLCDQPLMRNVLADLALESEAATLLMMELGHAFAHADEDPLAAAWKRVVTPAAKFWVCKRTLEATGEAMEVWGGNGYVEEGPMARLYREAPVNSIWEGSGNIMCLDVLRALQRNPDDGARLLQDLSRRAGGHPAVRAELASLQAMLREPADQLEANARRFAQGLVLTAQAALMLAHADHENAELFVASRLGRQHGRVFGTLDADADALARVASRGFEG, from the coding sequence ATGACCGACGCCGCCACCCATCGCGTCTTCAACCAGGTGCCGGATCTCGCGCACTACAACCTGTTCGACCGCGATCCCATGCTGCGGGCCGCGCTGGAGCGCCTGGGCGGCGGCTGGCACGCCGACACGCTGCGGCAGTTCGGCGCGCGGCTGGGCGAACCGGAAGTGCAGCAATGGGCCGCCGACGCCAACCGCCATACGCCCGAGCTGCACACCCACAGCCGCACCGGCGAGCGCATCGACGTGGTCGAGTTCCATCCCGGCTGGCACGCGCTGCTGGGGCTGCTGCGCAGCCAGCAGCTGCAGGCGCTGCCGTTCGCGCAACCGCGCGCGGGCGCGTGGGCGGCGCGCACCGCGGGCTACTTCCTGCAGGCGCAGGTGGAATCGGGCTCGCTGTGCCCGCCCACCATGACCTTTGCCAGCATCCCCGTGCTGCGCAAGGAAGCCGCGCTGTTCGCCGAGCTGGAACCGCGCCTGTACGCGACCGGGCATGACGCGCGCGACCTGCCGTGGCGCGACAAGACCGCGATCATGGTCGGCATGGGCATGACCGAGAAGCAAGGGGGTTCCGACGTGCGCGCCAACACCACGGTGGCGCGCCCCTTACACGGCGCCGGCGGCGAAGGCCGCGGCGCCGAATACGCGCTGACCGGCCACAAGTGGTTCTTCTCAGCGCCGATGTGCGATGCGCACCTGGTGGTGGCGCGCATGGGCGCAGAAGACGGTCCGCTGTCGTGCTTCTTCGTGCCGCGCTTTCGCGACGATGGCAGCCGCAACGCGGTGCAGATCCAGCGGCTCAAGGACAAGCTCGGCAACCGCTCCAATGCCAGCAGCGAAGTCGAGTTCCGCGACGCCACCGGCATCCTGATCGGCGAGGAAGGCCGCGGCATCCCGACCATCATCGAGATGGCCACCAGCACGCGGCTCGACTGCGTGATCGGCAGCGCCGCGATCCTGCGCGCGGCCTTCGTGCAGGCGCTGCACCATACGCGCCACCGCAGCGCCTTCGGCCGCCTGCTGTGCGACCAGCCGCTGATGCGCAACGTGCTGGCCGACCTGGCGCTCGAATCCGAAGCCGCCACGCTGCTGATGATGGAACTGGGCCACGCCTTCGCGCACGCCGACGAGGATCCGCTGGCCGCCGCATGGAAACGCGTGGTCACGCCCGCGGCCAAGTTCTGGGTCTGCAAGCGCACGCTCGAAGCCACCGGCGAGGCGATGGAAGTCTGGGGCGGCAACGGCTATGTCGAGGAAGGCCCGATGGCGCGGCTGTACCGCGAGGCGCCGGTCAATTCGATCTGGGAAGGCTCGGGCAACATCATGTGCCTGGACGTGCTGCGCGCGCTCCAGCGCAACCCCGACGATGGCGCGCGCCTGCTGCAGGACCTGTCGCGCCGCGCCGGCGGCCACCCGGCGGTGCGCGCCGAACTGGCCTCGCTGCAGGCCATGCTGCGCGAGCCCGCCGACCAGCTCGAGGCCAATGCCCGCCGCTTTGCCCAGGGCCTGGTGCTGACCGCGCAGGCGGCGCTGATGCTGGCGCATGCCGACCACGAGAACGCGGAACTGTTCGTCGCCAGCCGGCTCGGGCGCCAGCACGGGCGCGTGTTCGGCACGCTGGATGCCGATGCCGATGCGCTCGCGCGGGTGGCGTCGCGCGGCTTCGAAGGCTAG
- a CDS encoding lysophospholipid acyltransferase family protein, with protein sequence MTFLFWLISRFPLRLLQAAGGALGLLIARLPGRYGQRLRENFRLAFPDATEAMIDEAARSAGRMIIEMPYFWSRRRIGAKLYGFDDHLWPELATLQARGKGIIILTPHLGCFEVLPQSHALHRPVTALFKPPHQPWLRDWIEKMRTRPNMHMAPATPRGVRMLVKALKRGQAVGILPDQVPSGGEGNWAPFFGKPAYTMALVQRLQQLTGAPVVAVFAERLPRGAGYRGHLRVINQGGMLPDEPAAAAAVINQAIEALVRLCPTQYLWAYNRYKQPAGAGAPDVPGTASSDTGPATDQSIS encoded by the coding sequence ATGACTTTTTTATTCTGGCTGATCTCCCGTTTTCCGCTGCGGCTGCTGCAGGCCGCGGGTGGCGCGCTGGGCCTGCTGATCGCGCGGCTGCCGGGCCGCTATGGCCAGCGCCTGCGCGAGAACTTCCGGCTCGCCTTCCCCGACGCCACCGAGGCGATGATCGACGAAGCCGCCCGTTCGGCCGGGCGCATGATCATCGAGATGCCCTATTTCTGGAGCCGCCGCCGGATCGGCGCGAAGCTGTACGGCTTCGACGACCACCTGTGGCCCGAGCTGGCCACCCTGCAGGCGCGCGGCAAGGGCATCATCATCCTGACCCCGCACCTGGGGTGCTTTGAAGTCCTGCCGCAATCCCACGCGCTGCACCGCCCGGTGACCGCGCTGTTCAAGCCGCCGCACCAGCCGTGGCTGCGCGACTGGATCGAAAAGATGCGCACCCGGCCCAACATGCACATGGCGCCAGCCACGCCGCGCGGCGTGCGCATGCTGGTGAAGGCGCTCAAGCGCGGCCAGGCGGTGGGGATCCTGCCCGACCAGGTGCCCAGCGGCGGCGAAGGCAACTGGGCGCCGTTCTTCGGCAAGCCCGCCTACACCATGGCGCTGGTGCAACGGCTGCAGCAACTGACCGGCGCGCCGGTGGTGGCGGTGTTCGCCGAGCGGCTGCCGCGCGGCGCCGGCTACCGCGGCCACCTGCGCGTGATCAACCAGGGCGGCATGCTGCCGGACGAACCGGCCGCCGCCGCCGCCGTCATCAACCAGGCCATCGAGGCGCTGGTCAGGCTGTGCCCGACCCAGTACCTGTGGGCCTACAACCGCTACAAGCAACCCGCCGGAGCGGGCGCCCCGGATGTGCCGGGCACCGCAAGCAGCGATACCGGGCCGGCCACCGATCAATCGATTTCATGA